The Sorex araneus isolate mSorAra2 chromosome X, mSorAra2.pri, whole genome shotgun sequence DNA segment CTGCAATGACTTGAAAGTGAACTAATTAAACTCTAAGGTCAAAAAGCAAGTCTTAAAAAACACATGGATTTCCCTCAATTTAGGATAGGATTATGTGCTGACAATAACATAATGAGTTGAAAATGCTGCAAGTCAAAAATGGTATTTAAAACACCtaaacttttgtgcatggtgttagaaagtgATCTGAGGGTTTATTTTTCATGTGACAGATCAATTTTCTCAACACTATTTGTCGAAGacgttttccttgttccacttcttttttccccttttctcctcCTTTATTGATGGTTAACTGTGTATATACCTGGGGATCtatctctggactctcaattctattttgATGGTCTGAGCGTCTATTTTTATTCTACTACCACACTGTTTTAATAACGACCATTTGTAATTTGTAattaggaaaggagaaagtatCACATCTTTCCCTACTatgattgctttggctattctgggggttttattattccatataaatccCAACAGAGTttaatctatatattttaaaatttcatgagtgtcatttttttggtttgtgtttgttttgtgattacattggcagtgctcagggcttacttgcaGATCTAccctcaggaaatactcctgacaTGCCTCAGGGAtcatctgtggtactggggaattaaaggggttggccacatgaaaagtTGTGATTTATCCCCTAAATTACTTATTCAGTCtttgtagtatttttatttttttatagggaCTACATTGAATTTTATACTGCTTTGGAaaagattgtcattttgacaatattaatcttcCGATCTAAGAACAGGGGAAGTGattccatttcctaatgtcctctttAAACAATATTTCATAGGTTTATCTGAATAAGTCTTCATcttttttgttaagctgattttcaggtacttgattttttgaggcacaattatgaattgcattaaattttaatttctcacaCTTCTATTGAGTTATTTGCATATGTAGGAAagccatgatttcttttttaaattttaaaaatgtattgtatTATACACAAAGATAAGTGTTTTATGATTGAATTTGGTGTGTAGTGTTTCaacatcatcccttcaccagtgtccactagtctccaccaatgtccccaatttccctcatGCTCCACAGCTTTCCTCTACAGCAgacacttctctttttttccttttaggcactgggGTTTGCAGGCATGGATTTTCTTGTGTGGATTTTATAACCTGCTGCTATATTGCATAGGTCTATTTTTTTCTAGCAGCATTTTTGGTAGTCTTTGGGATTTTCTTAGTATTGTATCGTCTGTATAAAGTGAACGTCTAACTTCCTCCTTTTATTGGTCTAGAAGTCCTTAATATTACTTTCTTGCCTAATTCTATGGCAAGGACTTACAATACcatattgaatagtagtggtaaAAGTGGGTCTCAGATCCCTTTCTAACAcctaaagtcaaataaaaattgattaaagaccccAATTaaagacttgaatccataaattacattgagataaaaatagaacaatttatgacattgaagctagaggtatcTTTAATGATTTGAAACCAGTGGtcaaacaaatggaaacaaaggGAAATATATTGAACTATATCAAACTAAACATCAAATactgctaagaaaatgatggccaaaatataaagacatccCGCATACTGGGAGAGGATATTTTACCATCACTTATtgaataaagggttgatatcccaCTTCTATTAAACATTAGTAGaactcttaaaagaaaaagaaacacagaaaccaATACCATTTGAAAACAAGGGGAAGAGATGAGCAGAAACCTGTTAAAGAAGACAGATGCCAAATGATatataaaaatgctctatatcacttatcatcagggaaatgcaaatccaaacaatgagatattacctcacaccagtgaggctGGTACACAccataaagataaaaaacaaccaatgttggtaGGGCTGTTGGGATAAGAGACCttttttcactgttgatgggagtGTCAATTGGTCTAACTTTTTTGGAAAACCAAGTaggaatttctcaaaaaaaaaacctaagaattgagcttccatatggccctgAAATTCCATTTCTGAGCCCTTGGGCCCTAAGGGTCAAAAAACtcaatttagaaaagacatttacacTCTTATGTTTACTGCAGTACTGTACacagtagcccaaatctggaaacaactcaggtGCCCAAGGTCagataactgaataaagaaacagtGGTACTTGTATCCGATGGAATGCTACTATGtggtgagaaaaaaagaaataatgaaatttactgCTGTGGATAGGgttggagagtatcaagctgagtgaaagcagtcagaaagagagggacagaaacatTGTACTTGCTCGGCTGGCCTGCCCCTGGGGATTGACTTTGCCCCATGCCTCTTTGTATTGCTAGAGCTCATCAACCTATTATCTTTCGAGGCTTAATTTAAGGCCTTGTCAATTTCCTTCCCCAGACCTTTCAATTTAGAACCTTTTTTATAACAGTCCAATTTGCTCTGATGActtatttccttaaatatttacAATGGTCATTTGTCAACTAATCATATGAAATTCTCCATCTAAATTTAAGGGGTCAAATCTTTATTAtatacacttctttttttttctttttcttttttgggtcacacccggtgatgcacagaggttactcctggctctgcactcaggaattatccctggcagtgctcaggagaccacatgggatgctggaaatcaaacccgggtcggctgcgtgcaaggcaaacgccctacccgctgtgctattgcttcagcctcctATTATATACACTTCtgatgcattattttaaatgtgtatcGAGGTGTTTTCAGTTATTTCTTGCTGGGGGTGTTGAGCCTCAACCTGCAGTGCTTTgaagctattcccagctctgtaatGGGTGTCacttccagcagtactcagggaactatgtggtgctagggatagaaccccagatttcttgcatacaaagcatgtgttcaacccactgtattatcttccaGACGCCATCAAGCTTTTATTGTTTTCCATGTGCCAGACAGAAAGAATTTACTTTGTACTCGTGTTTGCATCACAGCAACCCTTAGAAATGTGTATTTTACATTTAGAAACTGAGACTCAAAAGATATTACCTCTTTCTTTAAGGCCACAGGGGGAAACCTGTGAATTTAACCTAGGTTTAACTTCAAAGACTGCACTTCTAACCACTGGATTATTCTTTTGATTGTGTGTTTTCTTTCCCTAAGTAGGTTgttgttaattaaaaaattatttgggggacttttaggtcacacctgactgtgctcagggcttgctccttgctctgtgttcagggtccactcttggaggtgctcaggagatagTAGACTATATGCCatgttgggatcaaaccagattggctgcatgcaaggcaagtaccttgaaCCCTGTACTAACACTCTAGCTCCCCCAActatattttagtttcttttattgggggttgaggccacacccagtagtgttcagggaatgctcctggctctatgctcaggggtcattcctggtggtgcttgagggaccatatgcagtgctgggattaaacctagACTGGTCTCTTGCAAGccaagtaccttactcactgtatctctctggcccttcctaaGTAGAATTTTAAGAGTAGTGGGGCAAGAATTTTATGTTTCCTTTGTAGTTTCTTCATTGCATTACATTAGCTATTACATACGGTCAGTGCCCAAAAATACTTAGGGAATGTCTACATGGAGCTGCAACTGGttgaaaatacaaattatttcaaatatgatTTAGGACCAGTCATGAAATATTGGTGAATGGAAACAAAGTTATTTGGGTCTATTTGGAAAGGGCCTGATTCAGTGATGGTGAATATTCCTATTTGACTTGATTGCTACTATAAACTAGCTTTGAGCATTTAAATGAGGCATGATCCCTACAGGAGGTAGGCACTGAATCCAACAGACAACTTTATCAGCAAGGTGGCAGGCAAATATTTATGGTATAATGCCGGCAAGTTATGCTTTTGAGCCTCAGATTTCTATTTAGTAAAACAGAATTAAATAAGTTCCCTCCTCAAATATTTCAGTATTGCCAGAATTTCATATTTAGTAGTATAACATTTATAGGCATGTGCAATATAGATCTTAGGATTTCAAAGGGATTTTCTGTGTACAGAGAATGACAAGTAccatatgatttcacttatatgtaagatgtgaaaaataaaactaaacaaaacaaaaatcacagagaCAGAAAACATATGTGTTGTTATTAGAAGGCTGGAGAAATGGGGGTAGGTGAAATGGGTGAAGGGGATCAAGAGGTACAAACTTCCAGCTACAGAATAAATACATCAAGAATATGTGTGTATCACAAGGACTATGATAAACAATATTACAAATGATATCATTATTAAAGAGGAAGCAAATAGACTCACTGTAATTATCATTATCAATGCATACAAATGTCTAGTCATTATGTCGTGCACCCAAGACTAAAATAATGTATGCCAGTtatagttcaattttttttttgcttttggggccacacctagtggtgctcaggagctattacTGTTTCAGTAGTGAGCCCTGGCAGCCCTCAAGCGACTATATGCATTCAGAGGATTTGAACCAAGGTGAATTGGATGCAaggcaccttatcccctgtactatctctccagccatatatttcaatttttaaaatgatctgtGTACAGTTAGTGATAGGGTTATTTTTCATTCTCTTGCTGACTGCATTAGAAACACCCAGTTGAGGGTTAGTGATGAGTAGTTACTGCTGAACAAAATCTAGGTAAGGTCCGTGGGTAAGATTTTAGGGGTGAGGACATCTCTTGCAGAAAAGAAAGCTAAGGAAGACCCGAGGCAGGTGGAGACTCCCGGTGCTGTTTTCCTGTCTCAACCTACCCGGCCTCCTCCAATCTTAGATGCTGACTATTAAGGTAGAAAATCCCGTAGGGTGTCTGACTCGGAAGTCTCTTTTGTCCGGCTAATAGAGGAAAATCGGAAAAGGCTGCTCGCCGCCCTTTCTGATGTTTGCCACAGCGGTCTTGGTGTTCCAAAGAAGAAGCAGTTTCAGGCTCTGCATAATTTCTTTTGCAAAGCCTAGTCGTTGAGTGTGAATTTGAGAGTGTTCTTGCGCGcgcgcccgtgtgtgtgtgtgtgtgtgtgtgtgtgtgtgtgtgtgtgtgtgtgtgtgtgtgtagaggagagagagggagacagacagacagacagacaggcggagggagagggtgagagagaaggtttgggagggcgggagagagggaggcgaggagagagataaagggagagaagagagcgagatagaagagaagagagacacagacacacacacacacagaggattgGGGGTGGGATTCTATGACGCTACCGGCTCCGCCTCCCGGTATATATAAGCGGGCGCTTGGCGCGCAACGACCCCAAGCTGCTGCTTTGAATCCTGAGCAACCGAACTCGGCATCCCCACCCAACTCGGTTTAACTCAGCCCCACCGAAGCCGATCCGGGACTCTGCTGCCTGAGCAGGGGCTCTCTGGTAAGCCTTGCGCGAGGGCACGTGTGCTGGAGCGGGGTGGCGAGGGTCCGGGCATACCTACAATTCTCCGGCAATCCTGGCGTGCAGTTGCATCAACGCGGCCATGACCTGTTGCTAACGAGACCCCGGCCAGGGGAGTCCAGGCTCCCATCTTCGACTCAAGCCCTGACCGTTTCTGAACGGAGACCCGAGAGCCTGGGAGTTGAGTTAGGGGCACAGGGCGGCACCCCTCCTTCCTGGTGTGAGCGATTTGGGGCTGTTCTGGGGTCCCTCTTGGGGCGCGTCTCCGGATCTTTAGGTATAGAAACCCCGCCTCGCTGTCGGTGGGCAGTGTCGCGGGCGGATGGTAGTGGGCAAACATTGGCTTACTCCCCTGTGCGACCGCAGTGCCCGTTACGCGGTGTGGATttggtgaggagggagggaattGAGTCTTCGCTCACTTTTGATCGGCAGCGGAGGTCCGTCCcgtgcctccccctccctccggACTATCTGGGGACTTTGTCTATTTCATGCCCGCGGAGTGCGCGTCAACGAGTGTGACAAGGGGGTTTTCCTTAGATTGCTGACCCCTCCTGAGGGTAATTCTCTAGGAGTCACAAGGAGAACGGACAGACTGGGCTCCGCGATTTCTGATCTGGGTTCGGTATAGTTTCCCaggcagaggaagaagagagtaAGCGACTAAACCATACTATAGGGGGCGGTCACTTGCCTCTTCTGAAAGGAGTCTTGCAAACCTGCTGAGGTATTATTATTCCTACTTGGACAGGAAGAAACTTGTCTTTGTCCCTTgctttcctccccatcccccccctgCTTCTTTGCTCCTACGGGTGGGTTTTGTAATTCATCCTTGAGGAGCTTAGGGATAATGAGCTCCATTGAAGGTCTTTTGTCTTGCTTTTCACCAGATCCTAACATCCTCTTCAATTCCTGCCAGAATGCTGTGGCAGGCACTTCGCAGATTTGGTCGAAGGCTGGTACGCAGACGCACGCTGGAGTCAGACTTGGCTGAGACTCGCCTTGCCAGATGCCTGAGCACTCTGGATTTGGTTGCCTTGGGTGTGGGCAGCACATTGGGTGCAGGCGTGTATGTTTTAGCGGGTGAGGTTGCCAAAGATAAAGCAGGACCATCCATTGTGGTCTGCTTTTTGGTGGCTGCCCTATCTTCTGTGATGGCTGGATTGTGCTATGCAGAGTTTGGTGCCCGGGTTCCCCGCTCTGGTTCTGCTTATCTCTACAGTTATGTCACTGTGGGCGAACTCTGGGCCTTTACCACTGGCTGGAACCTCATCCTCTCCTACGTCATAGGTGAgatggggcgtgtgtgtgtgtgtgtgtgtgtgtctgtgtgtctgtgtgtctgtggatgGGAGAGAATCTTGGGTGAAGGGGCTTGGGTCTAGAAATCTGGGTGAACTGGTGAACCACGAGCTATTCATCATTAACAGAACTTTAGCACCCCTaactgtgtgtgttttggggggagtggTCACCTGTGATGGTTgaaggaaaacattttctatttacctCTGCCTTGGTTTCCTTAATTGGCTGGTTTTGTTTCTTCATAAAACAAGAATGTTCACCCCTCCCCCATTTGAAAGATAAATGTAACAACAAAGAAGTAAGAATAGGAGAAAAAAGCACGGATTCTTgagggggtgtgggtgcagggtgctggggagggagggaatttaACACGTTCTCCCTTTGCTCCCCAAGGTACAGCCAGCGTGGCCAAGGCCTGGAGCTCAGCTTTTGACAATCTGATTGGCAACCACATATCTCGGGCCCTGCAGGGGAGCATCTCACTGAATGCTCCCCAAGTCCTTGCAAAATATCCAGACTTCTTTGCCTTGGGCCTTGTGCTGCTGCTCACTGGTGAGGCCAGGGACAAGGATAATGATAATGACAGTGGGTGGGAGGTCTGAGGCATGATAAGGGCTGGGTGTACTGCATCTAGGTAAGAAACAGCTTGCAAGGAATAACCTCGGGGTTCTCGATGCCTCTCTCTTACAGGATTGCTGGCTCTGGGGGCTAGTGAGTCGGCCCTGGTTACTAAAGTTTTCACAGTGGTGAATCTTTTGGTTCTTGGTTTCATCATTATCTCTGGCATCGTCAAAGGAGACTTGAACAACTGGACGCTCACAGAAGAGGACTATGAATTGGCTCTAGAAGGACTCAATGACACTGATAGGTTAGATTCACTCCCAGGAGTTGTAGAACTGGAAACAGGATATGGagttgtgggtggggggggagctgtGCTAAGTGATTCTGGATTGGGAGTGGGGAAAAATGGGCCTTGAACATCTACCTAAGTAATTTGGAACTAAATAAAAGGCACAGGGTTGGCTGACCTCATCCTTACATTTCTATCCCGTTTTTCACTCTAGCTTGGGACCTTTGGGCTATGGAGGATTTCTACCTTTTGGCTTTGAGGGGCTTCTCCGAGGAACAGCAACCTGTTTCTATGCATTTGTTGGTTTCGACTGTATTGCTACTACTGGTAACACATTGTATTCTGTCTGGGGTGTGTTCAAGCTACAAGAAGCCTTGGGGGTAGTAAAGGAGTGAGTATCTCCCTGCTTTATAATCTTGTATCCCGTCCTGCAGGGGAAGAGGCCCAGAATCCTCAGCGTTCCATCCCCATGGGCATTGTGGTTTCACTGTCAGTCTGCTTTTTCGCATACTTTGGTGTCTCATCAGCACTCACGCTCATGATGCCATACTACCTGCTTCAACCGGAGAGCCCCTTGCCTGCAGCATTTCTCCATGTTGGATGGTCCTCTGCCCGCTACATTGTGGCTATTGGCTCCCTTTGTGCACTTTCTACTAGGTCAGTGACAAATGTTTGCCTTCTGCTTTCAAACAGTCTCAGATTATAGCATTCATTCCTAAAGAATATCTCTTAAAAGGGTTATGGGGAAGGTGGGCCCTTCTTAATCACACAGGCTTGAGGAAAATGGCCACAGTTATTCATATCACTCTGGAATTCTTCTCTCCAGTCTCTTGGGCTCTATGTTCCCTATGCCTCGAGTGATCTATGCAATGGCAGAAGATGGCCTCCTGTTTAGCATCCTTGCCCGGATCCACAGTGGTACACACACACCCATTGTGGCCACTGTTGTCTCTGGCTTTCTCGCAGGTAAAGAATAGTCTTTGCCCTTCTCCCAGTTGTTTCTCCAGTTCCCTTAAATTGACTCTTGCTTCTCTCCTGGTTTTTTCCCCCATCAATTTCAGCACTCATGGCATTCCTCTTCGAACTAACTGATCTTGTGGACCTAATGTCAATTGGGACTCTGCTTGCTTACACTCTGGTGGCTATTTGTGTTCTTATCCTCAGGTAAGAGTCCCTTCTTCCATATAATGTGCTGTGAGTATTTTGGGATAAGGAGTGAAGTGTAGCTTCTTCCTTCTTCGCCTTCATTACTGGTTagtctgcatcttttttttttatcacacctggcagtgctgatactcctggctctatgctcaggggtctatactggcagtgctgggagactatgtaatgctggggataaacctaggtcagctgcttgTAAGCAAGACccttatacactgtactatttctttggcccccatACTGATTTTTCTTGAAGAATCAGGATATTCCTCCCTGTCAAAAACAACTTCTACCCTTGATGGATATGAAGAAGATTAAGTGTCCCGGGAGATGATAAAGTGACTAAGGGTTGATCTTAATGCAGTTTTCTAACTCTTATGTCAGATATCAGCCTGACCGGGAGATGAAGAATGGAGAAGATGATACAGAGTCACAGGATGAGAACCTACGTGAAGCAGAGAAGCTGACTCTGGAGGCACTATTTTGTCCACTCAACTCCACTCCTACTCGACTCTCTGGCCAAATTGTCTATGTTTGTTCCTCACTGCTTGGTGAGCAGTGTAGTTTTAATCCGGGATAGTTCTGAGGTAGTCATGATGGCAAGGAGAGTCTGTGTGATATTTGATGGCTAAGAAAGAATTAGAGAATGGGTGGTGACCATCCTTGGAATGGGGTGCCTACCATGTTCATATGAAGTGTTGGTTTTCATGTCTCTCAACTTTATTCTTGAAGCTCTAGTGCTGACTATGCTTGGCCTTGTGCTGGCGCAGTGGTCAGGTCCACTGGTTTCTGGAGACCCAGTAT contains these protein-coding regions:
- the SLC7A3 gene encoding cationic amino acid transporter 3, yielding MLWQALRRFGRRLVRRRTLESDLAETRLARCLSTLDLVALGVGSTLGAGVYVLAGEVAKDKAGPSIVVCFLVAALSSVMAGLCYAEFGARVPRSGSAYLYSYVTVGELWAFTTGWNLILSYVIGTASVAKAWSSAFDNLIGNHISRALQGSISLNAPQVLAKYPDFFALGLVLLLTGLLALGASESALVTKVFTVVNLLVLGFIIISGIVKGDLNNWTLTEEDYELALEGLNDTDSLGPLGYGGFLPFGFEGLLRGTATCFYAFVGFDCIATTGEEAQNPQRSIPMGIVVSLSVCFFAYFGVSSALTLMMPYYLLQPESPLPAAFLHVGWSSARYIVAIGSLCALSTSLLGSMFPMPRVIYAMAEDGLLFSILARIHSGTHTPIVATVVSGFLAALMAFLFELTDLVDLMSIGTLLAYTLVAICVLILRYQPDREMKNGEDDTESQDENLREAEKLTLEALFCPLNSTPTRLSGQIVYVCSSLLALVLTMLGLVLAQWSGPLVSGDPVWIVVVVLLLMLITGFTGVIYRQPQNAAPLHFKVPALPFLPVVSMFVNIYLMMQMTTGTWARFAIWMLIGYAIYFGYGMQHSLEEGKRDQPPLKLRSRTIDLDLNSL